A genomic region of Raphanus sativus cultivar WK10039 chromosome 6, ASM80110v3, whole genome shotgun sequence contains the following coding sequences:
- the LOC108805836 gene encoding protein SODIUM POTASSIUM ROOT DEFECTIVE 2, with protein MKGPMFCASQASTAICSSMDHIHRPTTATVAADKEDKSSSRAIDRHNPIIKDGRRSSVDDYIRIPASPAEGEMISNKTLEIYKGRRSFTGRKSTGGGGGGGAAALLKLITSDISLARKSFSCVARPACDLTKTPPGSTRFLLGGSEPVSLNGSEGQDPVKEVALSPKPPASEEIKPVSSLTEEKTSGSGSGSDQEEKQVVVLKVSLHCRGCEAKVRKHLSRMQGVTSFNIDFVAKKVTVTGDITPLEILDSISKVKNAQFWTTPTLPLPNLQTPNP; from the exons atgAAGGGACCTATGTTCTGCGCTTCTCAAGCATCAACAGCCATATGTTCAAGCATGGACCACATTCACAGACCAACCACCGCCACCGTCGCCGCCGACAAAGAAGACAAAAGCAGCAGCCGAGCTATCGACCGCCACAACCCCATCATCAAAGATGGCCGGAGATCCTCTGTCGACGACTACATCAGAATACCTGCTTCCCCCGCCGAGGGAGAGATGATCAGTAACAAGACACTAGAGATCTACAAGGGCAGGAGGAGCTTCACTGGCAGAAAAAGCACCGGCGGTGGAGGTGGAGGGGGAGCTGCGGCGTTGTTGAAGCTCATCACAAGTGACATCAGCTTGGCGAGGAAGAGTTTCAGCTGTGTTGCGAGACCCGCATGTGATCTTACCAAAACCCCTCCCGGTTCTACAAGGTTTCTTTTGGGAGGATCCGAACCGGTTTCTCTTAACGGGTCTGAAGGTCAGGATCCGGTTAAGGAAGTAGCTCTTAGTCCTAAACCTCCAGCTAGTGAAGAGATAAAGCCGGTGTCGTCATTGACAGAAGAGAAGACTTCTGGTAGTGGTAGTGGTTCAGACCAG GAGGAGAAGCAGGTCGTTGTTCTCAAAGTGTCTCTCCACTGCAGAGGCTGTGAAGCCAAAGTTAGGAAACATCTGTCCAGAATGCAAG GTGTGACATCATTCAACATAGATTTTGTTGCAAAGAAAGTGACAGTGACTGGAGACATCACTCCCTTGGAAATATTGGATAGCATCTCAAAGGTTAAAAATGCTCAGTTTTGGACTACTCCAACACTCCCATTGCCAAATCTGCAAACTCCAAATCCCtag
- the LOC108805833 gene encoding uncharacterized protein LOC108805833 — protein sequence MSMQNGSKRSSPSIIARLMGLDGLPPPHIQLKPAENQHRRRTISSDKARGKQTYGVDHGSLRKGSIDEQRFKDVFEVVLDAADEGKGSTSLYQRRSVNANNNNLTEAEMDFIRHKFMESKRLSSHEKLRYSKEFMKFSNNKNHVDNLETLKVDREFLGKSSHISPPQWHHGDGVDELSKKQWKKTSGLKPTEIVVLKPNLGKPQTCATTLPSQAEAREDLRLPCTSNPKGNEDVFLLGNKSRDSREIARIVSRQLKTSCGNECSTNFDLTRFRGYTEDESSSSGSCDSSRARTGFSRKNHRRSLSSRSPESASKEAMRRMSERWKLAHSSEREIEIRRRNTLADMLATSDREARLASKRLERQAELQDPIGISSRDGWKDTGRRNFSKSRMIMHKERTCSHTIVLPKKLTTRDGLVKGSASHNYHFSDSSSSEINRASSSKSLKTQSSLSVVHAESDTESVSEDYEDAKSSTPSLEPLDSSAVTSLTHNDISGRQTEEADHCYVPQPQPQESAEEGDQPSPQTSSHDEFSSNSECFESLSADLQGLRMKLELLKRESDTYTEGDMIVSSEEDADQEVSSIATDEIMITHELQEDWKSLYLGDILANSRFSDLNPTSFLASWHSSESPLDPSLFDDLEKKYSGLKTSTRVKRKFVFDRINSEILELFEQLTDFKPTKVYPIWDISRIYETLPEVVTRKHMKERRLKELQLPNLEDSIEVIGKEIEEMLTDELIAELVVIRDCLR from the exons ATGTCAATGCAAAATGGATCTAAAAGGAGTTCGCCTAGCATTATAGCAAGATTGATGGGTCTTGATGGTCTCCCTCCTCCTCACATACAACTCAAGCCTGCGGAGAATCAACATCGCAGGAGGACGATATCATCTGATAAAGCTCGCGGGAAGCAAACATATGGTGTTGATCATGGATCCCTTAGGAAGGGGTCAATAGATGAGCAGAGATTCAAAGACGTCTTTGAAGTTGTTTTGGACGCAGCAGATGAAGGGAAGGGGAGTACAAGTTTGTATCAGAGGAGGAGTGTGAatgctaataataataatctaactGAGGCAGAGATGGACTTTATACGCcacaagttcatggagtctaagCGTCTATCTTCTCACGAGAAACTCCGTTATTCTAAAGAGTTCATGAAGTTCTCCAACAACAAAAACCATGTAGACAATTTGGAAACTCTCAAGGTGGACAGAGAGTTCTTAGGGAAGAGTAGTCACATATCACCACCTCAATGGCATCATGGTGATGGTGTTGACGAGCTGTCAAAGAAGCAGTGGAAAAAGACAAGTGGTTTGAAACCAACTGAGATTGTTGTTCTCAAACCTAATCTTGGTAAGCCACAGACTTGTGCTACAACTCTTCCATCACAGGCTGAGGCCAGGGAAGATCTCAGGCTTCCATGCACCAGCAACCCTAAAGGTAATGAAGATGTCTTTCTTTTAGGAAACAAGTCAAGAGACTCCAGAGAGATTGCCAGAATAGTATCTAGACAGTTGAAGACGAGTTGTGGCAACGAGTGTTCCACAAACTTTGATTTGACAAGGTTTAGAGGTTACACAGAGGATGAAAGCTCATCATCCGGGAGTTGTGATTCTTCAAGAGCAAGAACTGGCTTTAGCCGCAAGAACCACAGACGGTCTCTGTCTTCCAGGTCACCGGAGTCTGCGAGTAAGGAGGCCATGAGGAGAATGTCCGAGAGGTGGAAGCTGGCACACAGTTccgagagagagatagagattaGAAGAAGAAACACATTGGCTGATATGCTTGCAACTTCAGATAGAGAAGCGAGACTAGCAAGTAAAAGGCTTGAGAGACAGGCTGAGTTGCAAGATCCCATTGGAATTAGTAGTAGAGATGGTTGGAAAGACACTGGCAGAAGAAACTTTTCAAAATCCAGAATGATCATGCATAAGGAAAGAACTTGTAGTCACACGATTGTGCTTCCTAAGAAGCTAACCACGCGAGATGGATTAGTGAAGGGGAGTGCTTCTCACAACTATCATTTTTCAGACAGTAGCTCCTCAGAGATCAACAGAGCAAGTTCAAGTAAAAGTCTAAAAACACAGAGCAGCTTATCAGTAGTTCATGCGGAGTCAGACACTGAGAGTGTTTCAGAAGACTATGAGGATGCCAAGAGTAGTACTCCATCCTTAGAACCACTCGATTCGTCAGCAGTTACCTCGTTAACTCACAAT GATATATCAGGCAGGCAAACCGAAGAAGCCGATCATTGTTATGTCCCTCAACCACAGCCTCAGGAGAGTGCAGAGGAAGGAGATCAACCAAGTCCACAAACTTCTTCACACGATGAGTTTTCATCTAACTCTGAGTGCTTTGAGAGTCTTAGCGCTGATCTCCAAG GGCTCAGAATGAAACTTGAGCTCCTCAAACGCGAGTCAGATACTTACACTGAAGGAGACATGATCGTTTCAAGTGAAGAAGACGCAGATCAAGAGGTATCATCCATAGCAACAGATGAGATAATGATCACTCATGAGCTACAAGAAGACTGGAAGTCTCTGTACTTGGGTGATATCTTGGCAAACTCCAGGTTCAGTGACTTGAACCCGACAAGCTTCTTGGCGTCATGGCACTCTTCTGAATCACCTCTAGATCCATCCTTGTTTGATGATCTTGAGAAGAAGTACTCCGGTCTGAAAACCTCAACCCGGGTAAAAAGGAAGTTTGTGTTTGATAGGATCAACAGTGAGATTCTCGAGTTATTCGAGCAGTTAACTGATTTCAAACCCACAAAGGTCTACCCAATATGGGATATAAGCAGGATATATGAAACGCTGCCAGAGGTCGTGACTAGAAAACACATGAAAGAAAGGAGATTGAAGGAGTTGCAGTTGCCAAACTTGGAAGATAGCATTGAAGTGATAGGTAAGGAGATTGAAGAGATGTTGACAGATGAACTCATAGCAGAGCTAGTAGTGATAAGAGATTGTCTTAGATAA
- the LOC108806327 gene encoding mitochondrial import inner membrane translocase subunit TIM17-2, translating to MGTPESSREPCPDRILDDIGGAFGMGAVGGGAFHFIKGTYNSPKGSRFMGGRQGVTMHAPRLGGSFAVWGGLFSTFDCSMVYLRQKEDPWNSIFAGAATGGFLAMRQGPSAAVRSALFGGVLLALIEGAGIALNKMLAQPQHMQMEEGMMMPGGMPGMQQMGQQMPNQGQVMQESTDSSPSPTSWLGGLFGKKNDEAQGQTSSGSETKVLESFDAPPVPSFEYK from the coding sequence ATGGGAACTCCAGAGTCATCTCGCGAGCCATGCCCGGACCGTATCCTCGACGACATCGGCGGGGCCTTCGGCATGGGAGCTGTGGGAGGAGGAGCCTTTCATTTCATTAAAGGGACGTACAACTCCCCCAAAGGAAGTCGCTTTATGGGAGGAAGACAAGGGGTGACGATGCACGCGCCTCGCTTGGGAGGCAGTTTCGCTGTCTGGGGAGGTTTATTCTCGACGTTTGATTGCTCCATGGTGTACCTTAGGCAGAAGGAGGATCCTTGGAACTCCATCTTCGCGGGTGCTGCGACCGGAGGGTTTCTGGCTATGCGTCAGGGGCCTAGCGCGGCTGTGAGGTCTGCGCTTTTCGGTGGGGTTTTGCTTGCTTTGATCGAAGGAGCGGGGATTGCCTTGAATAAGATGTTGGCTCAGCCTCAGCATATGCAGATGGAGGAAGGGATGATGATGCCTGGAGGAATGCCTGGGATGCAGCAGATGGGGCAGCAGATGCCTAATCAAGGGCAGGTGATGCAAGAGAGTACTGATTCATCACCATCACCAACGTCATGGTTAGGAGGTTTGTTTGGTAAGAAGAATGATGAGGCGCAGGGGCAGACGAGTAGTGGAAGTGAAACAAAGGTGTTGGAGAGTTTTGATGCGCCTCCAGTGCCATCATTTGAGTACAAGTGA
- the LOC108806401 gene encoding diaminopimelate epimerase, chloroplastic, whose product MEIAATSTVTLSPPQSRQFSHTFSRSLRSLPSLRFNLSFQSTSLRVSATSSMSAFAAEKLSPETFLDKKESGILHFVKYHGLGNDFILVDNRDSSEPKVTQEQAVKLCDRNFGVGADGVIFAMPGTNGADYTMRIFNSDGSEPEMCGNGVRCFARFIAEIENLQGKHSFTMHTGAGLIVPQIQDDGQVKVDMGEPILRAEDVPTRLVGNRGESVVAAELVVDGVSWIVTCVSMGNPHCITFGTKDGQDLRVDELKLSEIGPKFEHHEMFPARTNTEFVEVLSRSHLKMRVWERGAGATLACGTGACALVVAAVLEGRTDRKCTVDLPGGPLEIEWKEEDNHIYMTGPADLVFYGSALL is encoded by the exons ATGGAGATAGCCGCCACGAGCACTGTCACTCTTTCCCCGCCTCAATCACGCCAATTCTCACATACCTTCTCCAGGAGCCTCCGATCTTTACCTTCTCTCCGTTTCAACCTCTCCTTCCAAAGCACTAGCCTCCGCGTCTCAGCGACCTCCTCCATGAGCGCCTTCGCCGCGGAGAAACTATCGCCGGAGACCTTCCTCGACAAGAAGGAAAGCGGAATCCTCCACTTCGTCAAGTACCACGGCCTCGGGAACGATTTCATTCTGGTAGACAATAGGGACTCGTCAGAGCCTAAGGTTACTCAGGAGCAGGCTGTGAAGCTCTGTGATCGAAACTTCGGCGTTGGCGCCGACGGAGTCATCTTTGCCATGCCTGGGACTAACGGCGCTGATTACACTATGAGGATATTCAACTCGGATGGTAGTGAACCTGAG ATGTGTGGCAATGGAGTTAGATGCTTTGCAAGATTCATTGCGGAGATTGAGAATCTACAGGGAAAGCATAG TTTTACAATGCATACTGGTGCTGGCCTCATCGTTCCTCAGATTCAAGATGATGGGCAG GTTAAGGTTGATATGGGGGAACCGATTCTTAGAGCAGAGGATGTGCCTACGAGATTGGTAGGAAACAGAGGTGAGTCTGTTGTTGCTGCGGAGCTGGTAGTTGATGGAGTGAGCTGGATTGTGACGTGTGTAAGCATGGGGAACCCTCACTGTATCACATTTGGCACTAAGGATGGACAG GATCTGAGAGTTGATGAGCTGAAGTTGTCAGAGATTGGTCCTAAGTTCGAGCACCATGAGATGTTCCCAGCTCGAACTAACACAG AATTCGTGGAGGTCTTGTCACGTTCACATTTAAAAATGCGTGTCTGGGAGCGCGGTGCAG GAGCAACTTTGGCTTGTGGAACAGGAGCTTGTGCTCTGGTTGTTGCAGCAGTCCTTGAAGGTCGAACAGACAGg AAATGCACGGTGGATCTACCTGGTGGACCGTTGGAGATTGAGTGGAAAGAGGAGGACAACCATATTTACATGACCGGTCCTGCGGATTTGGTGTTCTACGGTTCAGCTCTTCTCTAA